CAAATTTCCAGCTACTGGCAACCGGGTGAATTTGTCAGTATCAATCTGCTACCGGATGTGGACCTCGAAACCTTCCTGAATGAACAGCGTAACGCACATCCGAATCAGAGCCTGAAAAACACACTGGCGGTTCATCTACCGAAGCGGTTGGTTGAACGCTTACAACAACTCGGGCAAATCCCGGATGTCTCGCTAAAACAGCTCAACGTACGTGACCAACAGGCACTGATTAGCACATTGACCGACTGGCGTGTGCAGCCGAACGGCACTGAAGGCTATCGCACTGCCGAAGTGACGCTCGGCGGCGTGGATACCAACGAACTCTCTTCACGGACGATGGAAGCGCGCAAAGTGCCTGGGCTGTATTTCATCGGCGAAGTGATGGACGTCACCGGCTGGCTGGGGGGCTATAACTTCCAGTGGGCGTGGTCGAGTGCGTGGGCTTGTGCGCAGGATTTGATTGCTGTCCGAGGACAATAAAGTTGTACACAAAGCACTAAAGTTGTAACCATTCTCAAAAAACGACGCTAATGTTGTATACTTACTGAATGTGTGGTTATAGGGTTGGAGACTATAAAATGCACATATAGGTACGTATCAATGTCGTTTTTAGGGTACGATCATGGCTAGGGGTAGGCGTCTCAAATCCTATTTGGATTATGAAAATGCGCTAGGTGACGGCATAGGAGTGGGCTATGGCCAAAGTTATCAGCCCTGGCTTAGAGCTCAGGACGTTAAATCCCGTGGAAACCGTTCGATAGTCTTTGGCCTTAAGACGTTTCGAAACCATCATCTCCTTTCTTCTGTCGAAAGTAACTTTTTCTATCTGGCTGAGTTTAATGACTCGGTGATTGATATCCGGGAACAATTCCCACTCTTTCCTCTCCGGCTTACCCAACAAATAGCAAATCATCTACATTTTCAACATCCTATGGTGAGGGGAGTAAGAGGAGTACCTGTCGAAGTTCTGAATGTTATGACAACCGATTTTTTACTGACCTTGAGAACTCCTGAAGGCGGACTTCGATACAAAGCTATAGCAGTAAAACATAACGAGAGCATACCTGAACGCGAAGCCCAAAAACTTGAAATAGAGAGGATGTTTTGGCAGTTGATTGATGTTGAGTTTCAAATTTATGTTGGCTCGGAACTCAATAACGTCGTCGGTAAAAACATTTGCTGGGCTACTTCTGTATTAAGAGATGGTTCTGAATTTTATGATAAATATCCTCTTGATAAAATCCTATGGAAGCTTAAACCAGATGTTTATCCCATAGTAGGACTACGTGCAATGATTTCATCAATCTTTGGGGTAGATGCACAAGAAGCGATGATGTTATTGCAGGCAATGATTGGATTAAAAATGATAAATGTTGATTTATCATATCCAATACTCGAAACCGGTCTGATAAAGATAATTTCCAATGACCACTATATAGGACTGAACGCAAATGGATATTATTAGGAATTCAGTCTGGCTCTCTCAAGGCACTGATTTGCTTGCAGAGGGACTTTACCGTGTTTTGGATTTTGACAGAAAGGTCGATTTGTTAATTTTGTTTAAAATAAAATCAGAAAGAACGGGTAAGCCAATCCCTTTCTCATTTTCAATGTTTAAATATTATATTGAATCAAATAGCATAACTTGTAAAGATTATATATATCCTTCATATATGTTAGTAGATGAGAAAGAATTAACAGATAAAGACAGAGGAAGGCGAGATGAAAATTACAATATCATTAAAGATCTTGTAGATGACAGAATGTTTCTGTTCGACTATGCATTACATAAAAAGTCGCACCTTTTAATGGATTACTCAAGAAATAAAAAAATATCACAATATACTATCAGAACGCTTCTGGCGTTGTATTGGCGACATGGGCAGGATATTTATGCATTGCTACCCGCATTCTCGAACTGTGGCGCCGCTGGGAAAAGTAGAATCAAACATGAAATTAAACTTGGGAATTCCAAAAAAAACAGAGCATTACCTAATGAACGATCACGTGTTTTCATTCTTAATGAAAGAGATATAAATAATATTAGAAAATCTCTCATTACGTATCATTATAAAGTTAACGGAGATACGATAAAGAAAACATTAGAGAGACATATTGATTTGTATTTTAGGGATGAAATTAAAACAGCAAACCTAGAAAATAGAGCTCCATATGTTCCTTCTTTAAAACAATTTTCATACTGGAATAAAAAACTCTTCACTAAAGATTTCTCGATAAATAAGAAGAACACGAAAAAAGAAATAGACCTCAAAATGCGGGCGCTTTTAGGTAGTGTGGCTAATACAACTGTTTTGCCGGGTGATGTTTTCGAAATAGACTCAACTGTCGCTGATGTACATCTTATTTCGAGTTTAAACAGACGAAAAGTCATTGGGCGTCCTACTATTTATACAGTGGTGGATCGTGCAACAAGAATGATTGTTGGCCTTCATGTTTCTTTATACCATGCTTCATGGCGAGCCGCCCGACAAGCGTTAGCAAATTGCTTTATGCCAAAAAAAGAATATTGTAGATTATTTGGAATCTCTATTACTGATGATGATTGGCCTTGTTCTCACATTCCATTAACATTGATGTGTGACAACGGGGAGATGATTGGTCTTAAACCTCAGGAAGAGATGACCCCCCTGACAAAACTTGAGTTTGCGCCAGTCGGTAGAGGCGACAGAAAAAGCATTGTTGAACGCTGTTTCGGCATTCTGAATGATGAGGTTATTCATAGGCTTATTGGAACAACACGAAGGGGAAAGATTGTTAAAGGAGAGCCAACACCGCAATCCAGGGCTTGTTTAACGATTCAGGAGGTCACGTCTTTACTGATTCGGGAGATACTTGCACATAATCAGAGAACGTATGAGGAACTGGCTTATATCAATCCCTTACTGATTGAAAATGATCTCGTAATATCACCAAAAAATAGTTGGATGATAAGCTTAAAGCACGGGAGATTCAGCGCAAGAGCCGTTGGGGCCGACGAAGTGATCGCACGATTGTTAATCCCTGTGAACGCTAACATTACCGCCGGTGGGATTCAGTACAATAATCTTTTTTATGAATGTGATCCTGAAATTGCATCAGGTGTCAGAGTATTTGGAAGAACCACTTGTGAAGCAAGAATAGATGACAATTGCGTAGATTATATATATGTAAGATTTGACAAAAATAGCATTTTCAAAAAACATTACCTACTTAAGAAAAGAGATGTATTTAAAGGGAAAGCTCATCTTGATACAGATGTAATGGCTGATTGGGTAGATACTCAAAAAGAAATTAATTTATTTACTCTGGATTCGCTCAGCAATATCAATAATAAAGATGAATTTAACAGGAAAGGTAACGAAAGATTAAATGAAATATACGAATCTCGCCGGGTACATGGTAAAGATATTAAAAAGAACAGGAAAAATGAACTTGATTCATTAGGGCGAACTCATGTTGCTAATGGAAGATCTGAACCCCTACTTCCTTCATCCAGTAATGTTCTGCTTTTGCCTGGCCGGGAGGAGAAACAAAGATGGTTAAAAGGTAAGAAGAAGACTGAGGACGCAGAATAATGAATCTTATACGGCGCGTTTCAGCGATATATAAAGAACAGGAGTTACCTGAGTATCGTGGCAATCCCTTAATTGAAGCACTTCCTGAAGCGCTTACGGAAGATGAAGTACTTCTGGAAATGAGTTATTTCCCCGAAATTGACGAAAAAATCCGCTGGACTGCCCCGGCGAATGTTAGAGAGCAGTATGTCGAACGTATAAAGAAATTCCGTTGCCCTCAAACCAATCTTATCCAGGCTTATAAGATGATCTTACGGGCACTTAGGGAAAGCTATGCAGCTCGTAATCCTTTAAAAAGCGGAACAATTCAATATCTTCATTACTATGGAAATGAGCGTCCTGATATTGAGCCAGAAAGTGGATATTTTAAATCCCAGGCTGAAACTATTACGATAGTTGGAATGAGTGGTTCTGGAAAAACTACCATGATTGAGCAAGTCATGGATCATTTCCCTCAGATTATAGAACACAGCAGCTATAAAGGAGTTTTTCCCGGCTTCAGTAAGCAAATTGTATGGGTAAAGATTAATTGTCCATACAATTCAAGTGTGAGAGACCTTTGTGAAGAGATTTTACAAAAATTAGATGATGCAATTGGTATTGAACGAACTACACCTGAGATTAGAAATGGTGCTCTGGCTCGCCAGATTGCACAAAGAATTAAATCATCATTTTTGGGTATCCTTGTTATTGATGAAATGCAGAGGCTTAAATTTTCAAGAACCGGGGGTGAGAGTAAGTTGATTGATTTTTTACATGAAATTGTAGATTCCATGGGGGTATCTATGGTTTTTTGTGGAAATCATCCTTTTGACGAGACGCTGACAAAGAAAATGAGAATTGCCAGGCGGGCAGAGTCTGGTGGTTACATGAAAATTAAGAATGTTAGATACGATTCACAAGACTGGCAATCGTTTATTCATTATTTATGGCCATTACAATGGACAAATGTTGAAACTCCATTAAATGATGAGTTAAACGAAAAATTATTCATTTTATCTAAAGGCAATATTGGATTGGCTCAGATGATTTATCGGGGGGCACAATTAAAGGTTATCGGTAGCGGCAATGAAATCATCACTGGCGCAGTCTTGTCGGCCTCTGTACCGGTACTCGTGAGTCATACGGAGGAATATAAGGATACTCCACTCCCGGGGGCCGCGACTGAAGATGAGGAAGCTAAATGGCTCTCTGCATCTAATGAGGGTGATGCTTCGGCTAAAATCATGGCAGAGAAGTCCCTAAAGTCTTTGATCCCTGGGGATATAGACAGGCCACAGCACAAGGAATTCGTAGGAAAAATAGACGAGGTTTTGCGCAATTTCGACGAGAAAATACTGTCTCTTGACCACGATCTTGTTATCAACAGAACAGCTGAAAAGAAAAATACCTACGATGCTCTTCAGCGTTGCGGGCTTATAAATATAGATCCACTTAATAAATTGTAATGAGGTAACAGTTCGTAACGGTCAAAGAGAGGTGTGGGAAATGAGAATGTTGCCTGTTTTGCCTGATGAATCCTTGTTCAGCCGGTTTTGTCGGACAACTACCGTGTACGGTATGTCCCCATCTTCTCTGTTAACGATCATTTTCAACAAACCTGATATGAACGTCCATCCAATTCTCAATTCAGGATTAAAGGCTATTTCTCTTCATACATCCGAAAGTGCAGATCAGCTCTGGCATGAACAGACTTTACTCCCTCTTTTTGCCTGGGCACTACCAATCAGTCGTAATGAAATTATGGATTTCAACACGACCCCTGCCAGGCTTAATCGATTGTGCCGCCTTAGTAATTTTTCACTAGGGCAGCGCACACTATTGAAGTTTTGCCCGGTTTGCGCTCGTGAAGATACTTTTCATTATGGTGTTACTTATTGGCATCTGGCGCATCAGCTTCATGGGGTTACAACCTGCCATCGGCATCCGGTAGCGCTTGAAAGCATCCATGTCCCTTCTTCACCGCACATACGTATTGGACTGATGCCTCCTGTTTCGTATACAGAACAACTTAGCAATGAGATAGACTTCGATTTTGCTAAGTTTTGTTATGAGTCCCTAAATATAATCAGAAGAAAAGATATTACACACCCCA
The nucleotide sequence above comes from Escherichia coli. Encoded proteins:
- a CDS encoding transposase, which codes for MDIIRNSVWLSQGTDLLAEGLYRVLDFDRKVDLLILFKIKSERTGKPIPFSFSMFKYYIESNSITCKDYIYPSYMLVDEKELTDKDRGRRDENYNIIKDLVDDRMFLFDYALHKKSHLLMDYSRNKKISQYTIRTLLALYWRHGQDIYALLPAFSNCGAAGKSRIKHEIKLGNSKKNRALPNERSRVFILNERDINNIRKSLITYHYKVNGDTIKKTLERHIDLYFRDEIKTANLENRAPYVPSLKQFSYWNKKLFTKDFSINKKNTKKEIDLKMRALLGSVANTTVLPGDVFEIDSTVADVHLISSLNRRKVIGRPTIYTVVDRATRMIVGLHVSLYHASWRAARQALANCFMPKKEYCRLFGISITDDDWPCSHIPLTLMCDNGEMIGLKPQEEMTPLTKLEFAPVGRGDRKSIVERCFGILNDEVIHRLIGTTRRGKIVKGEPTPQSRACLTIQEVTSLLIREILAHNQRTYEELAYINPLLIENDLVISPKNSWMISLKHGRFSARAVGADEVIARLLIPVNANITAGGIQYNNLFYECDPEIASGVRVFGRTTCEARIDDNCVDYIYVRFDKNSIFKKHYLLKKRDVFKGKAHLDTDVMADWVDTQKEINLFTLDSLSNINNKDEFNRKGNERLNEIYESRRVHGKDIKKNRKNELDSLGRTHVANGRSEPLLPSSSNVLLLPGREEKQRWLKGKKKTEDAE
- a CDS encoding ATP-binding protein codes for the protein MNLIRRVSAIYKEQELPEYRGNPLIEALPEALTEDEVLLEMSYFPEIDEKIRWTAPANVREQYVERIKKFRCPQTNLIQAYKMILRALRESYAARNPLKSGTIQYLHYYGNERPDIEPESGYFKSQAETITIVGMSGSGKTTMIEQVMDHFPQIIEHSSYKGVFPGFSKQIVWVKINCPYNSSVRDLCEEILQKLDDAIGIERTTPEIRNGALARQIAQRIKSSFLGILVIDEMQRLKFSRTGGESKLIDFLHEIVDSMGVSMVFCGNHPFDETLTKKMRIARRAESGGYMKIKNVRYDSQDWQSFIHYLWPLQWTNVETPLNDELNEKLFILSKGNIGLAQMIYRGAQLKVIGSGNEIITGAVLSASVPVLVSHTEEYKDTPLPGAATEDEEAKWLSASNEGDASAKIMAEKSLKSLIPGDIDRPQHKEFVGKIDEVLRNFDEKILSLDHDLVINRTAEKKNTYDALQRCGLINIDPLNKL
- a CDS encoding TnsA endonuclease N-terminal domain-containing protein, with product MARGRRLKSYLDYENALGDGIGVGYGQSYQPWLRAQDVKSRGNRSIVFGLKTFRNHHLLSSVESNFFYLAEFNDSVIDIREQFPLFPLRLTQQIANHLHFQHPMVRGVRGVPVEVLNVMTTDFLLTLRTPEGGLRYKAIAVKHNESIPEREAQKLEIERMFWQLIDVEFQIYVGSELNNVVGKNICWATSVLRDGSEFYDKYPLDKILWKLKPDVYPIVGLRAMISSIFGVDAQEAMMLLQAMIGLKMINVDLSYPILETGLIKIISNDHYIGLNANGYY